In Hymenobacter sublimis, a single genomic region encodes these proteins:
- a CDS encoding formimidoylglutamase, which translates to MNLAIFFDPLPEELAGPATVPTTLAAYVTPFLDTFPDWRGADLALIGLNEWRGSAAGAPATQGADAVRRRFYQLQKGTGPMRLVDLGNLRPGLTLDDTYQRLREIIAALLEQNTVPILLGGSHDLDYGQFLAYETLDRAVSFATVDARVDMAEVEGAAPEDSHLRRMLLHEPSFLFNFAQLAHQQYLVAPDVLAALEKLHFETLRLGAIHADVRQAEPLLRQADFVSFDVAALRWNDAPAYWPANPFGLTNEEAAQLAWYAGHNDTLTSFGLYGYRPEYDPHGLAAATLATMLWYFVEGFYHRRQETDFQSRRFMRYAVGLPGTPAKLVFYKSKRTEKWWLEVESLADSDVKRIVPCSYQDYLRAAQGDLPNRWILTQALLG; encoded by the coding sequence ATGAATCTGGCCATCTTTTTTGATCCGCTCCCCGAAGAGCTGGCCGGTCCGGCCACCGTCCCGACCACGCTAGCCGCTTATGTCACGCCTTTTCTAGACACGTTTCCTGACTGGCGAGGAGCTGACTTGGCCCTGATTGGCCTAAACGAGTGGCGTGGTAGCGCCGCCGGTGCCCCCGCCACTCAAGGCGCGGATGCCGTTCGACGCCGCTTTTACCAACTTCAAAAAGGTACCGGACCGATGCGGCTGGTAGACCTTGGCAATCTGCGGCCGGGCCTGACCCTGGACGATACCTACCAGCGCCTGCGGGAAATTATTGCGGCTTTGCTGGAGCAGAACACCGTCCCGATTCTGCTGGGTGGCTCTCACGACCTCGACTACGGGCAGTTTCTTGCTTACGAAACCCTGGACCGGGCCGTGAGCTTTGCCACCGTGGACGCGCGCGTGGACATGGCAGAGGTAGAAGGAGCCGCGCCCGAAGACAGCCACCTGCGCCGCATGCTGCTCCACGAACCGAGCTTCCTGTTCAACTTCGCTCAACTGGCCCACCAGCAGTACTTGGTAGCCCCCGATGTGCTGGCCGCGCTAGAAAAGCTGCACTTTGAAACCCTGCGCCTCGGGGCCATTCACGCGGATGTGCGCCAAGCTGAGCCCCTGTTGCGGCAGGCCGATTTTGTTAGCTTTGATGTGGCTGCGCTGCGCTGGAACGATGCGCCCGCCTACTGGCCTGCCAACCCTTTCGGGCTTACCAATGAAGAGGCCGCCCAACTAGCCTGGTACGCCGGCCACAACGACACCCTGACCTCCTTCGGGCTCTACGGCTACCGCCCCGAGTACGACCCTCATGGCCTGGCCGCCGCTACCCTGGCTACCATGCTATGGTACTTTGTGGAGGGCTTCTACCACCGCCGCCAAGAAACCGATTTTCAAAGCCGGCGCTTTATGCGCTACGCTGTGGGCCTGCCCGGTACCCCGGCCAAGCTAGTTTTCTACAAAAGTAAGCGCACTGAAAAGTGGTGGCTGGAAGTCGAAAGCCTCGCCGATAGTGACGTGAAGCGCATTGTGCCCTGCAGCTACCAGGACTACCTGCGCGCAGCCCAAGGCGACCTACCGAACCGCTGGATTTTAACTCAGGCCCTCCTGGGGTAG
- a CDS encoding AMP-dependent synthetase/ligase, whose product MDIRRTFDILPHLQQKYNKPDCFAVKINGQYTPISTDAAVEQVNQVSLGLRRLGIGKDDKVAIISMNRPEWMFADFGIAQLGATSVPMYPSITVEDYKYIFSDAGVKAVFVSDKKLLDKVKEATQGLNIPADNIFTFDKIEGARHFSELLELGKQGNPADLEPLKAAVQPDDLLTLIYTSGTTGQPKGVMLTHNNILSNCRNAQRFVPVTKDDKALSFLPLCHIFERMVTHLYLINGVSIYYAESMETIADNLREVKPEIFTTVPRLLEKVYDKIVAKGHEQNGVKKSLFFWALDLGLKYDNQKDGGFLYNTQLALANKLIFSKWREALGGNLRCIVSGGGALQPRLARVFWAGGIRVMEGYGLTETSPVIAVGGYEPENNMIGTVGPVIDNTEVKIAPDGEILTKSESVMKGYYNKPELTAKEFDADGWFHTGDIGELVEGKFLKITDRKKEMFKTSGGKYIAPQVIEGKLKESPLVEQCMVVGDGQKFPSALLIPSFDALKGWCKRNNVNCDCSNEELVKNEKVVKMYEDLVHKYNTNFAQWEQVKKVVLLPQLWTVETGEMTPTMKVKRKAITENNKAIIESLYQHAEKH is encoded by the coding sequence ATGGACATTCGTCGTACGTTCGATATTCTGCCTCATCTCCAGCAGAAGTACAATAAGCCTGACTGCTTCGCTGTTAAAATAAACGGCCAATACACGCCCATCAGCACCGATGCGGCTGTGGAACAAGTAAACCAGGTAAGCCTGGGACTGCGCCGCCTGGGCATTGGAAAAGACGATAAAGTCGCTATTATTTCGATGAACCGCCCCGAGTGGATGTTCGCCGATTTTGGCATTGCCCAACTAGGTGCTACCAGCGTGCCGATGTATCCGAGCATCACGGTAGAAGACTATAAATACATCTTCTCCGATGCTGGAGTGAAAGCTGTATTCGTGTCAGACAAAAAGCTGCTCGACAAGGTGAAGGAAGCCACGCAGGGGCTCAACATTCCGGCGGACAATATCTTTACCTTCGACAAAATTGAGGGGGCGCGTCATTTTTCTGAGCTGCTAGAACTGGGCAAGCAAGGCAACCCCGCCGACCTAGAGCCGCTAAAGGCTGCCGTGCAGCCCGATGACCTGCTCACCCTAATTTATACCTCCGGCACCACCGGGCAGCCCAAAGGCGTGATGCTGACCCATAACAACATCCTGAGCAACTGCCGCAATGCCCAGCGTTTTGTGCCCGTCACCAAGGACGATAAAGCACTGAGCTTTCTGCCGCTTTGCCACATTTTCGAGCGGATGGTAACTCACCTCTATCTTATCAACGGCGTGAGTATTTACTATGCCGAGAGCATGGAAACCATTGCCGACAACCTGCGCGAGGTGAAGCCAGAAATCTTTACTACCGTGCCGCGCCTGCTGGAAAAAGTCTACGATAAGATCGTCGCTAAAGGGCACGAGCAAAATGGTGTTAAAAAAAGCCTATTCTTCTGGGCCCTGGACCTAGGGCTGAAATACGACAACCAGAAGGATGGCGGCTTCCTGTACAACACCCAGCTAGCTCTGGCCAATAAGCTCATCTTCAGTAAATGGCGCGAGGCCTTGGGCGGCAACCTGCGCTGCATTGTGAGCGGGGGCGGGGCCCTGCAGCCCCGGCTGGCGCGGGTGTTCTGGGCCGGCGGCATCCGGGTAATGGAGGGCTACGGCCTAACGGAAACCTCCCCGGTTATTGCCGTGGGCGGCTACGAGCCGGAAAACAACATGATTGGTACTGTAGGCCCCGTGATTGACAATACCGAAGTGAAAATTGCCCCCGATGGCGAGATTCTGACCAAGTCGGAGTCGGTAATGAAGGGATACTACAACAAGCCGGAGCTAACGGCCAAGGAGTTTGACGCGGATGGCTGGTTTCATACCGGCGACATTGGCGAGCTGGTAGAGGGCAAGTTCCTTAAAATCACGGACCGCAAAAAGGAAATGTTCAAGACCTCGGGCGGTAAATACATTGCCCCGCAGGTGATAGAAGGCAAGCTGAAGGAGTCGCCGCTGGTGGAGCAGTGCATGGTGGTCGGCGACGGCCAGAAGTTTCCCTCGGCCCTCCTGATTCCGTCCTTCGATGCCCTGAAAGGCTGGTGCAAGCGCAACAACGTGAACTGCGACTGCTCCAACGAGGAACTGGTGAAAAACGAGAAGGTAGTGAAGATGTACGAAGACCTCGTGCACAAGTACAACACCAACTTCGCGCAGTGGGAGCAGGTGAAAAAAGTGGTGCTGCTACCCCAGCTCTGGACCGTGGAAACCGGCGAAATGACGCCCACTATGAAGGTCAAGCGCAAGGCCATTACCGAAAACAACAAGGCGATAATTGAAAGCCTCTACCAACACGCAGAAAAGCACTAA